The sequence below is a genomic window from Longimicrobium sp..
GGAAGAGGCCGAGCGCGCCTTCAGCGAGGTGATGGAGGGGCGAGCCTCGCCCGTGCAGATGGCCGCGCTGCTGGTGGCCATCCGCGTGCGCGGCGCCACGCCCCAGGAGGTGGCGGGCGGCGTACGTGCCCTGCGCCGCGCCATGGTGCCGGTCGTTACCGCGCCCGAGGGGCTGGTGGACACCTGCGGCACTGGCGGGGGCGCGCTCACCACCTTCAACATCTCCACCGCCGCGGCGCTGCTGGCGGCCGGCGCGGGAGTGCGCGTGGCCAAGCACGGCAACCGCAGCTTCACCTCGCGCTGCGGCAGCGCCGACGTGCTGGAGGCGCTGGGCGTGCGGCTGGAGCTGGACCCCGAGCGTGAGGCGCGCGTGCTGGAGGAGTGCGGAATCGTGTTCATGTTCGCGCCCCTTCACCACCCGGCCATGCGCCACGTGGGCCCCATCCGCCGCGAGTTGGCCATGCCGACCGTGATGAACGTGCTGGGCCCCGTGACCAACCCTGCCGGCGCGCGGCGGCAAGTGGTGGGGGTGAGCGACCCCGCGCTGCTGGAATTGATCGCGGGCGCCCTGCTGGAGCTGGGGCACGAACGGGCGCTGGTGGTGCATGGCCAGCCCGGGATGGACGAGCTGAGCCCGCTGGGGACCACGGAGATCCTGGAGGTGGATGGGGGGAAGATTACCCGCCGCACCTTCGACCCGGTGGAAGAGCTGGACTGGCCCCGGTTCGACGCGATGGGGCTTGAGGGCGGGGAGCGCGAAGACAACGCGCGGAAGATCGAGGGGGTGCTGCGGGGCGAGATCGGGGGCTCGGCGCGCGCGGCCGCGGTGCTGAACGCGGGCGCCGCCATCTACTGCGCGGGAATGGCCGAGTCGCTCGTGGCCGGCGTCGCCCTGGCGGACGAATCGCTGGAGGCCGGGGCAGGGTACGCGAAGCTCGAGGCGCTGCGACGCGCTACGCGGTAGGCAGGCGGTAGGGAAACGGGGATTCGGGGCGTTTCGATGGAGGCCAGCGCATGCCGCGGCGGGCCCCTCCCCCGACCCCTCCCCCGGCAAACTGCGCCGGGAGAGGGGAGAATTCGCCCGCGCTTCGGCAGCCTTGGACGCGTGATGTTGAAGCCCCGAACGAGCGCGCGAGCGGCCCGTGTCGGGGCTTGACTACACCGACCACCGGGCGCGCCACACAGCCCGGTTCACACGAAAACAAGCCAATCCACGAAGGTGGATTTCGTGTATTTGTTGCAGCGAATTCATTCGCCCGTCCCACCGGCAGAGCGCGGAATTCCGCCTCTTTACCGCGAAAAGACCGCGCGCAGCTCGAAGGGGCCGGGGATGGGCGGCGGCGTCTTGTCGTCGAGCACCATCATCCGCTTGTCGTTCTTTCCCAGCTTTCCCACCACGAACAGCACCGAAGCCTCGGACTTCATGGCACTCCCTTTCACGTGGCGCCCGGCACGCGCCGGGCGAAGATCGGCCCGGACCCGCACCCGTGCCAGCCGCCCGAGGGCGGGGCCGGTGCAGGCCCGGCGAACGCGCCCGCCAGCCGGCCGGACGTCGTCCATGGTCACCTGATCAGTACTTGCGGATCACGCCCACCACGATCCCCTGGATCGCCACGGCGTCCGCGGGAAAGTACATGGGCTTCATGGTCTCGTTCGCCGGCTGCAGGCGAATGCGGTTGCCCGCCTCGCGGTAGAACTTCTTGACCGTCGCCGAGCCGCCCACCGTTCCGTCCGACACCAGCGCCACCACCATCTCGCCGTTCTCCGCCGTCTGGCGCGAGTTGACGATGATGTAGTCGCCGTCGCGGATCTGCTCCTCGATCATGGAGTCGCCCCGCACCCGCAGCACGTAGTTCTCGCCGCGGCGCACCATGTCGTGCGGTACGGTGACCGTCTCTTCCATGCCGTCGGGCACCGCCTCGATGGGCAGGCCCGCCGCCACCTCGCCCTTCAGCGGCAGCTCCAGCGCGGGGGCGTGGAGGTCGGCCCGGACGATCTCCAGCGAACGGCTCTTGTTGTAGTTCTTCCGGAGAAAGCCCTTTTGCTCCAGATTGGTGAGGTGCTCGTGCACCGTCGCCAGCGAGTTGTAGCCGAAGTGGTCCGCGATCTCCTCGTAGCTCGGCGAGTAGCCGTTCGATTCGACGAAGCTCTCGACGTAGTCGAGGATCTGCCGCTGCTTCTTGGTGAGCGCCATCCGCCTCTCCACTGGGTTCCGGGTGTGCCGTCCGAACAGGTACCGAAGCAATATGCCCGAACGCAAACCGAAGCGCAAGGTTCTGGTGAAACTTTGAGTGCAAGCATCCTGGATCGCATCGTAGAAACCAAGCGCGGCGAGGTGAAAGCCACCTCGCCGCGGCTTGCCGAATACCGCGACATTGCACGCCGGGCGCAGCCCCCGCGCGGGTTCGCGGCCGCGTTGAAGCACCCCGCCGAAGTGCGCCTGCTGGCCGAGGTCAAGCGGCGCTCCCCCTCGGCCGGCGACATTCGCCCCGGGGCGGATCCCGCGGAGATCGCCCGCTCGTACGCCGCCGGGGGCGCGGCGGCGCTCTCCGTTCTCACCGACCGCGACTATTTCGGGGGTGACCTGGAGGCCCTTCGCGCCGTCCATGCGGCGGTGGCGCTGCCCATCATCCGCAAGGACTTCGTGATCGACCCCGTGCAGGTGTGGGAGGCGCGCGCCGCCGGGGCCGACGCGGTGCTGCTGATCGCCCGCATCCTGGAGCAGCCGCTGCTGGAAGACCTGCACGCCCTGGTGCGCGAGCTGGGCATGGACGCGCTCGTGGAGGCGCACACGGCCGAGGAACTGGACCGGGCGCTGACGGCAGGGGCCACCCTGGTGGGGGTGAACAACCGCGACCTCGACACCTTTGCCACCCGCCTGGAATTGTCGTTGGAACTGGCGGCCCGAGTACCCGAATCCGTCACCTATGTCGCTGAAAGCGGGATACGCACGGCGGCGGACGTGGACCGGCTGGGCGCCGCCGGGGTGGACGCCATCCTGGTGGGCGAATCGCTGATGCGCCAGCCCGACGTGGCCGCCGCCGCCGCCGCGCTGGCCGGCCGCGCGAAGGCCGCCGGGGCGCGCCCCGCATGACCTGGCCGCCCGCCGTGAAGGTGTGCGGCCTGATGCGGCCAGAAGATGCTGCAGTTGCCTCCACGGTGGGGGCAGCGTACCTGGGGGTGATCCTTGCGCCTGGCGGAAAAAGAACCGTGACGGCGGGGCGCGCAAACGTTATACTTGGCGGCATACCGGCCAAGCGCGTGGGCGTGTTCGTGGACGCGGGCGAGAACGAGCTTCTCGCGAACGCCCGGGAGGCCGGCCTGCACGTCCTTCAGCTGCACGGCGACGAGCCGCCCGAACTGGCGGACCGAATGCGCACCGCGGGGTACGAAGTGTGGAAGGCGGTCCGCGCGCGCGGGGCGGACGACTTTTCCCGGGCGGTGCGGCGGTACGCGGGCGCCGTGGACGCGCTGCTGCTGGACGGGTACAGCCCGGCGGCACACGGCGGCACGGGCACCCGCTTTCCCTGGGCCGAGGTGGCGGAGCGCCTGGGCGAGCTTCCGCCCGGGATGCGGCTGGTGGCCGCGGGCGGGCTGACGCCGCACAATGTGGCCGAGGCCGCGACGATCCTTCGTCCCCACGTGGTGGACGTGAGCTCCGGGGTGGAAGTTTCGCCGGGGGTCAAGGATCCGGACGCGGTGCGGGCCTTCGTCGAGCAGGTGCAATCTCTTTCCTTCAAGCAGGTGCGTTGATGGCGTTCGAGGCAGGTGCGGCGGGTGCCGCGTGGGCGGACGGGATGTCCGGGCGGTTCGGCGACTTCGGCGGGCGGTTCGTGCCCGAAACCCTGGTCACCGCGCTCGACGAGCTGATCGGCGTGTACGGCGACGCCGCCGCCGACCCGGCGTTCTGGGACGAGCTGGGGGCCCTGTGGCGCGACTTCGTGGGCCGGCCTACGCCGCTGTACCGGGCCGACCGGCTGGG
It includes:
- the trpD gene encoding anthranilate phosphoribosyltransferase, translated to MTADDPRALLDADLAELVRRATERPLTAEEAERAFSEVMEGRASPVQMAALLVAIRVRGATPQEVAGGVRALRRAMVPVVTAPEGLVDTCGTGGGALTTFNISTAAALLAAGAGVRVAKHGNRSFTSRCGSADVLEALGVRLELDPEREARVLEECGIVFMFAPLHHPAMRHVGPIRRELAMPTVMNVLGPVTNPAGARRQVVGVSDPALLELIAGALLELGHERALVVHGQPGMDELSPLGTTEILEVDGGKITRRTFDPVEELDWPRFDAMGLEGGEREDNARKIEGVLRGEIGGSARAAAVLNAGAAIYCAGMAESLVAGVALADESLEAGAGYAKLEALRRATR
- the lexA gene encoding transcriptional repressor LexA; the encoded protein is MALTKKQRQILDYVESFVESNGYSPSYEEIADHFGYNSLATVHEHLTNLEQKGFLRKNYNKSRSLEIVRADLHAPALELPLKGEVAAGLPIEAVPDGMEETVTVPHDMVRRGENYVLRVRGDSMIEEQIRDGDYIIVNSRQTAENGEMVVALVSDGTVGGSATVKKFYREAGNRIRLQPANETMKPMYFPADAVAIQGIVVGVIRKY
- the trpC gene encoding indole-3-glycerol phosphate synthase TrpC; its protein translation is MSASILDRIVETKRGEVKATSPRLAEYRDIARRAQPPRGFAAALKHPAEVRLLAEVKRRSPSAGDIRPGADPAEIARSYAAGGAAALSVLTDRDYFGGDLEALRAVHAAVALPIIRKDFVIDPVQVWEARAAGADAVLLIARILEQPLLEDLHALVRELGMDALVEAHTAEELDRALTAGATLVGVNNRDLDTFATRLELSLELAARVPESVTYVAESGIRTAADVDRLGAAGVDAILVGESLMRQPDVAAAAAALAGRAKAAGARPA
- a CDS encoding phosphoribosylanthranilate isomerase, with amino-acid sequence MTWPPAVKVCGLMRPEDAAVASTVGAAYLGVILAPGGKRTVTAGRANVILGGIPAKRVGVFVDAGENELLANAREAGLHVLQLHGDEPPELADRMRTAGYEVWKAVRARGADDFSRAVRRYAGAVDALLLDGYSPAAHGGTGTRFPWAEVAERLGELPPGMRLVAAGGLTPHNVAEAATILRPHVVDVSSGVEVSPGVKDPDAVRAFVEQVQSLSFKQVR